The genomic region TCGGACCACGCTCCCGTGATCGCGGAATTCTCGGGCTGAGGCCCGTCCGCGGCTCCGATCCCGCCGCTCAGCGCGGGCCCAGGCGCTTCAGGAGCTGGATCTGGCCGGCGTGGTAGAGGTCGTGGGCGGCGATGCCCCGGATCATCCGCGCGCTGCCTCCTCCCCCCGCCGCGAGGTCGGCGCGGGAGAGGCGGGCCACCACCTCTCGGAGCTGCCGATGCTCCTCCACGAGGCGCGCCACGTCCCGTCTCCAGGCCGCGTCGTCCGGGGTGGAGGGGCGGGCGAACCAGTTGCTGCCCGGATAGGCGAAGGAGCCCCGCTTTTGGCCGGTGAGCC from Vicinamibacteria bacterium harbors:
- a CDS encoding DinB family protein; its protein translation is MTQPRPNPGLEPYLALLDEAFERKAWHGPNLRGSVRGLSAKRAAWRAGPSRHSIWEIVVHAAYWKYAVRRRLTGQKRGSFAYPGSNWFARPSTPDDAAWRRDVARLVEEHRQLREVVARLSRADLAAGGGGSARMIRGIAAHDLYHAGQIQLLKRLGPR